In a single window of the Suttonella indologenes genome:
- a CDS encoding efflux transporter outer membrane subunit, which translates to MNSLLKTLPLAVFLSACSFIPAYEQPEVDLASAWMQLSIEEHGGENVQALGWREFFQDAQLQSLIETALAQNHDLRKAALNVQLAAEQYGIAEANRLPVVGISGNANRSRTGSGASPTGQEVYADSFRAGIGINSFELDFFGRVRALSEAALQQYSQTREARDAAQLSIIKAVAQAYYGARISKALMDLSEQVLAAREETAKLAKMQFDVGLITGVTLHSYENAIESARADYYGYQRNYQQALNALSLLVAQPLERLQLPAANDLSAQFAAVQMPAGIPSAVLQQRPDVRQAEFALKAANANIGAARAALFPVISLTGSAGYASAELNQLLQGPNSVWSIGPAISLPIFNRGQLNANVRISEISQQMAVESYQSAVKTAFQEVADTLVARESYAKQFAATQRAVKAQNEVLRLEKMRFEAGVTDGLTLIDAERTNFTAQQGLLAVQLSLLQNMVNLYTAMGGGLQEYGVQMPVAEGESAAPIIDPVQSLAPMEQSAIPVQTQQPSAAETAVPQGAVRIKL; encoded by the coding sequence ATGAACAGCTTATTAAAAACCCTGCCTCTGGCGGTCTTTCTGAGCGCCTGCTCATTTATTCCCGCCTATGAACAGCCCGAAGTCGATCTGGCTTCGGCTTGGATGCAACTGTCGATTGAAGAACATGGCGGAGAAAACGTGCAGGCCCTAGGCTGGCGCGAATTCTTCCAAGACGCGCAATTGCAATCTTTAATCGAAACCGCTTTGGCACAAAACCATGATTTGCGCAAAGCCGCCTTGAACGTGCAATTGGCGGCGGAACAATACGGCATCGCCGAAGCCAACCGCCTGCCGGTGGTCGGCATCAGCGGCAATGCCAACCGCAGCCGCACAGGTTCGGGCGCATCACCGACAGGACAAGAAGTCTATGCCGACAGCTTCCGTGCCGGCATCGGCATTAACAGCTTTGAGCTGGATTTCTTCGGACGCGTTCGCGCTCTGTCGGAAGCCGCCTTGCAGCAATATTCGCAAACTCGGGAAGCCCGCGATGCGGCGCAATTGTCCATCATCAAAGCCGTGGCGCAAGCCTATTACGGCGCGCGCATCAGCAAAGCCTTGATGGACTTGTCGGAGCAAGTATTGGCGGCGCGCGAAGAAACCGCCAAACTCGCCAAAATGCAATTTGACGTCGGCTTGATTACAGGCGTGACCCTGCACAGCTATGAAAACGCGATTGAAAGCGCGCGCGCCGACTACTACGGCTACCAGCGCAACTATCAGCAAGCCCTCAATGCCTTAAGTCTGCTAGTCGCCCAGCCTTTGGAACGCCTGCAATTGCCGGCAGCCAATGATTTGTCGGCGCAATTTGCCGCCGTGCAAATGCCGGCAGGCATCCCGTCCGCCGTCTTACAGCAACGCCCCGATGTACGCCAAGCCGAATTCGCCCTCAAAGCCGCCAATGCCAATATCGGTGCGGCGCGCGCGGCATTATTCCCCGTCATCAGCCTCACAGGCAGTGCCGGCTACGCCTCTGCGGAACTCAATCAGCTGCTGCAAGGTCCTAACAGCGTGTGGAGCATCGGACCGGCGATCAGTCTGCCGATTTTTAACCGCGGGCAACTCAATGCCAATGTACGCATCAGCGAAATCAGTCAGCAAATGGCGGTGGAAAGCTATCAATCCGCCGTGAAAACGGCATTCCAAGAAGTCGCCGATACTTTGGTGGCGCGCGAATCCTACGCCAAGCAATTTGCCGCCACCCAACGTGCGGTCAAAGCGCAAAATGAAGTGCTGCGCTTGGAAAAAATGCGTTTTGAAGCGGGCGTCACCGACGGACTGACCTTGATTGATGCCGAACGCACCAATTTCACCGCCCAACAGGGACTCTTGGCAGTGCAACTCAGTCTGCTGCAAAACATGGTGAATTTATATACCGCCATGGGCGGCGGCTTGCAGGAATACGGCGTACAAATGCCGGTCGCCGAAGGCGAGAGCGCTGCGCCGATTATCGACCCCGTTCAATCGCTTGCGCCGATGGAGCAAAGCGCAATACCGGTGCAGACGCAGCAGCCCTCTGCCGCTGAAACCGCCGTGCCGCAGGGCGCAGTTAGGATTAAACTCTAA